The Deltaproteobacteria bacterium genome includes the window CGTCGAGGAGCAGGATGTCGGGTTGGGTGGCCATGGCCCGGGCGATGTCCAGCAGGCGCAGTTCGCCAAAAGCCAGATTCTTGACCTTCTCGTTGAAACGGTTCCCCAGCCCCATTTCTTCCAGGTAGGCCATGGCTGTTTTCCAGGGCTTCTCTCCCCGGACTCGCTGCTGCGCGGCCCGCTGGGAGAAGCAGGGTATCATCACATTCTCGATAACGGACATTTCTTTAAACAGGTCCACTAATTGGAAGGTTCGGGCCATGCCCCGGTTGACGATCTGAAAGGGCTTCAGGGTGGTGATGTTCTCCTTTCTAAACCAGACCTCCCCGGAATCGGGGCGGACAAATCCGGTAATCAGGTTGAAGAGGGTCGTCTTTCCGGCCCCATTAGGACCGATGACTCCCAGCAGATCCCCGGGGTTTACCTTCAGATCAAAGCCGGTGATGGCCTGCAGGCCGCCGAAGGCTTTGGACAGATGACGAATCTCTAAGATGGGCTCCATGACGGTTTCCTTTTTTTTCTTATCGCTCCTGCCCGATGATCCGCCGGAAGGTCTGAGAAAAAATTTCCAGCAGACCCTTGGGGGCAAAAAAGATAACCAGGACCACGGCGCCGCTGTAAATGAGCAGGCGCATCTCTCCCAGAAAACGGAGAGATTCATTGGTCAGGGTCAAAAGGTAGGCCCCGATAACCGGCCCGATAATCGAGCCCATGCCCCCCACGACGGCCATCATGAGGATCAGCCCGGAAAGAGAATCGTGGGCCATCTCCGGCCCGACGTGCATCTGCACATGGGCGTACATGGCCCCGGCCACCCCGGCGATGGCGGCGCTGAGGATAAAGGCCGTCACCTTGTAATAGGTGGTATTGATCCCCGACCCTTCACTGGCTATTTCGTTTTCCCCGATGGAACGAAGGATCAGCCCGAAGGAGGATTTGGCGATCAAATAGAGAAGGAAGATGACCGCCAGCATGAACAGGGCGGAAAAATAATAGTTCCCCAGGGGGGAATCGGTAAGGGGTGCTATTCCCGAAAGGCCTTCCTCCCCGCCCAGAAACTTGGAGCTGATCATGCACCATTTATAAAGAAGGGCCCCGAAG containing:
- a CDS encoding branched-chain amino acid ABC transporter permease — protein: MNSYEDLFGLKSIYKKLLGLAAFGLIVLLAPLMMDDLYYLEILFLCHYYVILACSWDLLSGFTGNINFGHAFFIASSGYLGAVLNLNLGWGPWLTLPVGGIIAGLFGLIVGAVTLRLKGPYFAAVTFCFGALLYKWCMISSKFLGGEEGLSGIAPLTDSPLGNYYFSALFMLAVIFLLYLIAKSSFGLILRSIGENEIASEGSGINTTYYKVTAFILSAAIAGVAGAMYAHVQMHVGPEMAHDSLSGLILMMAVVGGMGSIIGPVIGAYLLTLTNESLRFLGEMRLLIYSGAVVLVIFFAPKGLLEIFSQTFRRIIGQER
- a CDS encoding ABC transporter ATP-binding protein; protein product: MEPILEIRHLSKAFGGLQAITGFDLKVNPGDLLGVIGPNGAGKTTLFNLITGFVRPDSGEVWFRKENITTLKPFQIVNRGMARTFQLVDLFKEMSVIENVMIPCFSQRAAQQRVRGEKPWKTAMAYLEEMGLGNRFNEKVKNLAFGELRLLDIARAMATQPDILLLDEPFSGLDLEDAVILSSAIQHMHKKGQAMVIIEHRLRDLLKLVERVAVIVFGVKIAEGPPDEIINNPKVVNAYLGERRE